From Mus pahari chromosome 20, PAHARI_EIJ_v1.1, whole genome shotgun sequence, the proteins below share one genomic window:
- the Dynlrb2 gene encoding dynein light chain roadblock-type 2, giving the protein MTEVEETLKRIQSHKGVIGTMVVNAEGIPIRTTLDNSTTVQYAGLLHQLTMKAKSTVRDIDPQNDLTFLRIRSKKHEIMVAPDKEYLLIVIQNPCE; this is encoded by the exons ATG ACAGAAGTGGAGGAAACCCTCAAGAGAATCCAGAGCCACAAAGGGGTCATTGGAACGATGGTGGTCAATGCGGAAG GCATTCCAATCCGAACAACCCTGGACAACTCCACAACGGTTCAGTATGCGGGTCTTCTCCACCAGCTGACCATGAAAGCCAAGAGCACAGTCAGGGACATTGACCCCCAGAACGACCTGACTTTTCTTAGGATCAGATCGAAGAAACACGAAATCATGGTAGCCCCAG ATAAGGAATATCTTCTGATTGTCATTCAGAACCCATGTGAGTAG